The Synergistaceae bacterium genome window below encodes:
- a CDS encoding histidine phosphatase family protein — MKFFVIRHGETSWNADGRFQGQMDVELNVKGLEQAELLAKRLAGHKFEAIITSPLARAEATAKKIAELSDYNDFIVDEGFTEINHGDWEGRLADEIAREWTETLVDWHTKPETVKMPGDRGESLEDVKERAVKAADAIAKRYTGDVLLVSHDAVIKVLLCHWLGAPLSSFWRFQVSNCSITVVEAVPGKGFRMLLMGDAAHIGSAFDRPEQKGL; from the coding sequence GTGAAGTTTTTCGTGATCCGCCATGGTGAGACATCATGGAACGCCGATGGGCGTTTTCAGGGGCAGATGGACGTTGAGCTCAATGTAAAGGGTCTAGAGCAGGCGGAACTCCTTGCAAAAAGGCTGGCAGGACATAAATTTGAAGCTATAATCACAAGCCCGCTTGCCCGTGCTGAGGCAACCGCAAAAAAAATTGCTGAGCTCTCCGATTATAATGATTTTATTGTGGATGAAGGGTTCACCGAGATAAACCACGGTGACTGGGAAGGCCGCCTTGCAGACGAAATAGCGCGGGAATGGACTGAAACTCTGGTCGATTGGCACACCAAGCCGGAGACAGTAAAGATGCCCGGAGATAGAGGAGAAAGTCTAGAAGATGTAAAGGAAAGAGCCGTCAAAGCGGCAGATGCCATTGCAAAGAGATATACGGGGGACGTGCTGCTCGTATCTCATGACGCAGTAATAAAAGTGCTGCTTTGCCACTGGCTTGGGGCCCCGCTGTCAAGCTTCTGGCGTTTTCAGGTCTCTAACTGCAGTATTACCGTTGTTGAAGCTGTTCCGGGCAAGGGGTTCCGTATGCTTCTTATGGGCGACGCAGCGCATATAGGCAGTGCTTTTGATCGTCCGGAACAGAAAGGGCTATAA
- a CDS encoding cyclodeaminase/cyclohydrolase family protein codes for MEFEKMEIRAFLDELASNSPAPGGGSVAALCGALGSALVSMVANLTVGKEKYKDNWAVMEETVAKSEPLRAKFVDLMNKDTESFNIFMAAMKMPKATDEEKAARKKAIGNASQLATEVPLRTLEACAEVAELALLAARHGNPNTVSDAGSAALLAEAAGKAAAYNVRINMPGLSDETFMENCKTRMYKALDAISHNSLEIADLMEQILG; via the coding sequence ATGGAATTTGAAAAAATGGAAATACGAGCATTCCTTGATGAGCTTGCTTCAAACTCACCTGCACCGGGCGGCGGGAGCGTTGCGGCTCTATGCGGTGCGCTTGGCTCGGCACTCGTCTCAATGGTTGCAAATCTTACCGTGGGCAAGGAAAAATACAAGGACAACTGGGCCGTTATGGAAGAAACCGTGGCAAAAAGCGAGCCGCTGCGCGCCAAGTTTGTGGATCTCATGAACAAGGATACAGAATCCTTTAACATTTTCATGGCGGCGATGAAGATGCCAAAGGCAACAGATGAGGAGAAGGCAGCACGTAAAAAGGCAATTGGCAATGCCTCACAGCTTGCTACGGAAGTTCCGCTCCGTACGCTTGAGGCTTGTGCAGAGGTAGCGGAGCTAGCGCTCCTCGCGGCGAGACATGGCAACCCAAACACTGTAAGCGATGCCGGAAGCGCAGCTCTTCTTGCCGAAGCAGCAGGAAAAGCGGCAGCATATAATGTCCGTATCAACATGCCTGGACTGTCCGATGAAACCTTCATGGAGAACTGCAAAACCAGAATGTATAAGGCCCTCGACGCTATCAGCCATAACTCTCTCGAGATCGCAGACCTTATGGAGCAGATCCTCGGATAG
- a CDS encoding urocanate hydratase, with translation MYDPKTGEALEICLEFPEGLPPKAEFEPGIRRAPNRGQVLNDKETVLALKNALRYIPEKYHKEIAPEFLEEYREHGRIYGYRFRPQGRLYGKPIDEYKGRCTEGKAFQVMIDNNLDFEVALYPYELVTYGETGQVCQNWMQYRLIKKYLEILTEDQTLVVQSGHPLGLFRSNPSAPRVILTNGLMVGMFDNPKDFARAAALGVANYGQMTAGGWMYIGPQGIVHGTYNTLLNAGRKKFHLPEGKGLAGHLFVSSGLGGMSGAQPKAAEIAGAAAIIAEVDPSRIDTRHSQGWISKRTKDLSEAFKWAQEAMDAGEPLSIAYEGNIVDLLQYALDKDIKIELLSDQTSCHAAYDGGYCPQGITFEERTRLLSEDKEQFCKLVDKTLRKHFELIKALVEKGTYFFDYGNSFMRAVFDAGVTEIAKNGKDTYEGFIFPSYVEDIMGPLLFDYGYGPFRWCCLSRDPEDLRKTDKAAMDCIDRNRRFQDYDNWAWIRDADKNKLVVGTQCRILYQDEEGRMKIALKFNEMVRTGLIGPVMIGRDHHDVSGTDSPFRETSNIKDGSNVMADMAIHCFAGNCARGMSMVTLHNGGGVGTGKAINGGFGLVLDGSQRIDNIIRSSMSWDVISGVARRAWARNEHALSTIAEFNKKRSDGHVTVPFIADEEYLTKLVESK, from the coding sequence ATGTATGATCCAAAAACTGGCGAGGCATTGGAGATTTGTCTGGAATTCCCTGAAGGACTGCCGCCAAAGGCAGAATTCGAGCCGGGAATAAGAAGAGCTCCGAACAGGGGACAGGTACTTAATGACAAGGAGACGGTCCTGGCACTGAAGAACGCCCTCCGTTACATACCCGAAAAGTACCACAAGGAAATTGCACCGGAATTCCTTGAGGAATACAGGGAGCACGGGCGTATCTACGGTTATCGTTTCCGTCCGCAGGGACGTCTTTACGGCAAGCCGATCGATGAGTATAAGGGGCGGTGCACAGAGGGCAAAGCATTTCAGGTTATGATAGACAACAATCTCGATTTTGAGGTTGCTCTCTATCCTTACGAACTGGTCACCTACGGGGAGACAGGACAGGTCTGCCAAAACTGGATGCAGTATCGGCTTATAAAGAAATATCTGGAGATACTGACAGAGGATCAGACACTCGTAGTTCAGTCCGGACATCCGCTGGGCCTCTTCCGTTCAAATCCATCCGCACCAAGAGTAATACTAACCAATGGACTTATGGTGGGCATGTTTGATAATCCCAAGGATTTTGCAAGGGCAGCGGCACTGGGCGTGGCCAACTACGGGCAGATGACGGCCGGTGGCTGGATGTACATCGGTCCGCAAGGCATAGTCCACGGAACCTATAATACCCTGCTCAACGCAGGCAGAAAAAAATTCCATCTTCCTGAAGGCAAAGGACTGGCGGGACACCTGTTTGTCTCTTCAGGACTGGGAGGAATGAGCGGCGCACAGCCCAAGGCCGCCGAAATAGCAGGTGCCGCCGCAATAATAGCGGAAGTGGATCCTTCTCGTATCGATACACGCCACAGTCAGGGCTGGATCAGCAAAAGGACAAAGGACCTCTCTGAAGCATTCAAATGGGCACAGGAGGCAATGGACGCCGGCGAGCCGCTTTCTATAGCTTATGAGGGAAATATAGTCGACCTGCTCCAGTATGCGCTCGATAAAGACATAAAGATAGAACTGCTCTCCGACCAGACATCATGTCACGCTGCCTATGACGGAGGTTACTGCCCGCAGGGGATCACATTCGAAGAGCGTACAAGACTGCTCAGTGAGGACAAGGAACAGTTCTGCAAGCTAGTAGACAAAACACTCAGAAAACACTTCGAACTCATCAAGGCCCTTGTTGAAAAAGGAACATATTTCTTCGACTATGGCAACTCATTTATGCGCGCGGTATTTGACGCCGGCGTTACAGAGATAGCAAAGAACGGGAAAGATACATACGAAGGGTTTATTTTCCCGTCCTACGTGGAAGATATAATGGGACCGCTGCTCTTCGACTATGGATATGGGCCGTTCCGCTGGTGCTGCTTAAGCCGTGATCCGGAAGACCTCCGGAAGACAGACAAGGCCGCCATGGACTGTATCGACCGGAACCGCAGATTCCAGGATTACGACAACTGGGCATGGATCCGCGACGCAGACAAGAACAAACTCGTCGTAGGAACACAGTGCCGTATCCTCTATCAGGATGAAGAGGGAAGGATGAAGATCGCCCTTAAGTTTAACGAAATGGTCCGCACAGGACTCATAGGACCTGTAATGATAGGCAGGGACCACCACGACGTATCAGGGACAGACTCTCCGTTCCGCGAAACATCTAACATCAAAGACGGAAGCAATGTTATGGCTGATATGGCGATCCACTGCTTCGCCGGAAACTGCGCACGCGGTATGAGCATGGTCACTCTCCATAACGGCGGAGGAGTCGGGACAGGCAAGGCTATCAACGGCGGATTCGGACTTGTGCTTGACGGCAGCCAGAGGATCGACAATATAATCAGATCTTCTATGAGCTGGGACGTTATAAGCGGCGTTGCAAGGCGCGCCTGGGCAAGAAACGAGCATGCACTCTCAACAATTGCAGAGTTCAACAAGAAGCGCAGCGACGGGCATGTAACAGTTCCGTTCATTGCTGATGAAGAATATCTTACCAAACTTGTAGAAAGTAAATAG
- the hutH gene encoding histidine ammonia-lyase, translating into MGHNVVVLDGKSLTIQDIVNVARKGYKVELDPQAKKDVAECAASVLDWVNEGRVVYGITTGFGDLATVVIPRDKSRQLQENLLMSHACGFGEALPEDYVRAVMLLRINTLARGYSGISLATLSQLVEYLNLGIHPVIPCQGSVGASGDLCPLSHLAITLIGLGDVVYQGKKMPTTEALKIVGMKPVELMPKEGLALNNGTTVMTGIASLCLYDAIKLMKNADIAAALSVEALHAVPYAFDRRTHDLRPQVGQGVVAENIRRLTEGSEIIEAYKKDRVQDAYSLRCLPQVHGASRDAVGYVFDKVNIEINSVTDNPIIFHKDGEAISGGNFHGQPMAMAMDFFGIALAEIADISERRIARLVDHKMSDLPPFLVSDSGVNSGFMIPQYTAAAIVSENKVLAHPSCVDSIPTSAGQEDHVSMGAYSARKGLTILNNTTRVIAIEMLNAAQGIDFRAPLKPGKGTSAAYKAIRNEIPFYEKDQYMQPLMLKSLDLVKNGTILDAVESEIGELK; encoded by the coding sequence ATGGGGCATAATGTAGTAGTTCTTGACGGGAAATCACTGACGATCCAGGACATAGTCAACGTTGCAAGGAAAGGATATAAGGTGGAACTTGATCCTCAGGCAAAGAAAGATGTAGCCGAATGCGCGGCTTCTGTTCTTGACTGGGTAAACGAAGGCCGCGTTGTTTATGGTATCACGACTGGATTTGGAGACCTTGCCACGGTAGTTATCCCCCGTGACAAGAGCCGTCAGCTTCAGGAAAACCTGCTTATGAGCCATGCGTGCGGTTTTGGCGAGGCTCTGCCTGAGGATTATGTCAGAGCCGTAATGCTCCTGCGCATAAATACGCTTGCGCGCGGCTATTCCGGCATCAGCCTTGCAACGCTGTCGCAGCTCGTTGAATATCTTAACCTTGGGATCCACCCTGTCATTCCCTGTCAGGGGTCTGTCGGCGCAAGCGGAGACCTTTGCCCGCTTTCACACCTTGCGATAACGCTTATCGGTCTTGGTGATGTTGTCTACCAGGGGAAGAAAATGCCTACGACAGAAGCTCTTAAAATCGTTGGCATGAAACCTGTGGAACTTATGCCAAAGGAAGGTCTTGCCCTTAACAACGGAACGACAGTCATGACAGGAATTGCCTCTCTTTGTTTATATGATGCGATCAAGCTTATGAAAAATGCCGACATTGCCGCAGCACTCTCTGTTGAAGCGCTACATGCAGTTCCTTACGCTTTTGACCGCAGGACACACGATCTCCGTCCTCAGGTAGGACAGGGTGTTGTCGCAGAGAATATACGCCGCTTAACTGAAGGCAGCGAAATAATAGAAGCCTATAAAAAAGACAGGGTGCAGGATGCCTACTCTCTCCGCTGTCTGCCTCAGGTGCATGGAGCAAGCAGGGATGCGGTTGGTTATGTTTTTGACAAGGTAAATATAGAGATCAACTCTGTTACCGACAACCCGATAATCTTCCATAAGGACGGCGAGGCGATCAGCGGCGGAAACTTCCACGGACAGCCGATGGCAATGGCCATGGATTTTTTCGGTATTGCCCTGGCAGAGATAGCCGATATCTCAGAGCGCCGTATCGCGCGCCTTGTGGACCATAAGATGTCGGACCTGCCCCCGTTCCTTGTCTCTGACAGCGGAGTAAACAGCGGCTTCATGATCCCGCAGTACACCGCCGCTGCAATCGTGTCTGAGAATAAAGTACTCGCCCATCCGTCATGCGTCGACTCAATTCCGACTTCGGCCGGACAGGAGGATCATGTCTCAATGGGGGCTTACAGTGCCAGAAAGGGGCTTACCATACTCAACAACACAACAAGGGTGATAGCAATAGAAATGCTTAATGCGGCACAGGGAATAGATTTCAGAGCCCCTCTAAAACCCGGGAAAGGAACGTCTGCGGCGTATAAGGCAATTCGTAATGAGATCCCCTTCTACGAAAAGGATCAGTACATGCAGCCGCTCATGCTGAAATCGCTCGACCTGGTAAAGAATGGGACGATCCTTGACGCCGTTGAATCAGAAATAGGAGAGCTCAAATAG
- the ftcD gene encoding glutamate formimidoyltransferase yields MAMQLIECVPNFSEGRRQDVIDAIVSCFKGKSGVYLLDHRADEDHNRLVISLVGAPVPIQDALIEAAKTALKHIDMNTHQGAHPRIGAVDVIPFTPIKGITMEECIRLAHDFGERYFKECGIPVYFYEDAALKPERKRLEVIRKGQYEVLKDEAKTNAERMPDVGGPGLHPTAGGTVIGARKFLVAFNVNLDTDNIDIAKKIAGTVRASSGGFCHVKGIGLALEERGITQVSMNLVDYEKNSLYRVLEMIRMEAKRWGVNVIETEVYGMIPVNAILESAAYYLQIAGFDPAQVLELQLLELMGERAE; encoded by the coding sequence ATGGCAATGCAGCTGATCGAATGTGTACCAAATTTCAGCGAGGGAAGACGTCAGGACGTTATTGACGCAATAGTAAGCTGTTTTAAGGGTAAGAGCGGCGTATACCTGTTGGATCATCGTGCCGACGAAGACCACAACAGACTCGTCATCAGTCTCGTAGGAGCCCCGGTCCCAATACAGGATGCTCTTATTGAAGCGGCTAAAACTGCCCTTAAGCACATAGATATGAACACTCACCAGGGAGCTCACCCAAGGATCGGTGCCGTTGATGTGATACCGTTTACGCCGATCAAAGGTATCACTATGGAAGAGTGCATTCGGCTTGCCCATGATTTTGGAGAACGCTACTTTAAAGAATGCGGCATTCCGGTCTATTTTTACGAGGATGCGGCATTAAAACCGGAAAGGAAACGTCTTGAAGTTATCCGCAAGGGACAGTACGAGGTCCTTAAGGATGAGGCAAAGACTAACGCGGAGCGCATGCCGGATGTCGGCGGTCCCGGACTACACCCTACAGCAGGCGGAACGGTAATCGGCGCACGGAAATTTCTGGTAGCCTTTAACGTCAACCTTGATACCGACAATATAGACATAGCTAAAAAGATTGCCGGGACAGTAAGGGCGTCGTCAGGCGGTTTCTGCCACGTCAAAGGCATAGGGCTTGCTCTTGAGGAGCGCGGCATTACACAGGTCAGCATGAACCTTGTAGATTACGAAAAGAACTCACTCTATCGCGTGCTTGAAATGATCCGCATGGAAGCAAAGCGCTGGGGTGTAAATGTTATCGAGACTGAAGTATATGGGATGATCCCTGTAAACGCGATACTGGAGAGCGCAGCCTACTACCTCCAGATAGCTGGTTTTGACCCGGCCCAGGTTCTTGAACTTCAGCTCCTCGAACTAATGGGAGAGAGGGCGGAATGA
- the hutI gene encoding imidazolonepropionase, translating to MTVKLYRNARIFTPVDPGHPLRGAEQGKITEIKRGAMLVRNGFIEKIGDEEDVLKGLAQASVNEEHNFDGACVIPGFVDPHTHLCFAKRREDEFGMRLAGLPYLEILKKGGGILSSVNAVKSVTEEELFCHTKELAMSALSKGTTTMEIKSGYGLELELELKMLRVIRRIGRETPLDIAPTFMGAHAVPEDYKNRADEFIDVLINEMLPEVKAQGIAEFCDVFCEEGVFSVDQSRKLLKAAKAAGFDTKIHADEVNDLGGAGLAAELKVTSAEHLLAASEENLRAMGKAGSIAVLLPATAYSLKKPYARGRDMIDWDVPVALATDCNPGSCFCESVPFIFGLGVMNMNMSVEEALAASTLNAAYAIKRQNKVGSLELGKQADFLVLDGETPTVLAYHAGSTSVTEVHKLAERIF from the coding sequence ATGACCGTAAAACTATACAGGAATGCCAGAATATTTACTCCTGTAGATCCAGGTCACCCGCTCAGGGGAGCAGAACAGGGGAAAATAACTGAGATAAAGCGCGGAGCTATGCTTGTCCGTAACGGCTTTATCGAGAAAATAGGAGACGAAGAGGATGTGCTTAAGGGACTTGCCCAAGCATCTGTCAATGAAGAGCACAATTTTGACGGCGCCTGTGTTATACCCGGATTTGTAGATCCGCATACCCATCTCTGTTTTGCAAAGAGGCGGGAGGATGAGTTCGGTATGAGGCTTGCAGGACTGCCCTATCTTGAAATACTTAAAAAGGGCGGCGGGATACTCTCTTCTGTCAATGCGGTCAAGTCTGTCACCGAAGAAGAGCTTTTCTGCCATACTAAGGAGCTTGCGATGTCCGCGCTTTCCAAAGGAACCACGACTATGGAGATAAAGAGCGGATATGGTCTTGAACTTGAGCTTGAACTCAAAATGCTGAGAGTGATCAGGCGCATCGGCCGTGAGACGCCGCTTGACATAGCTCCGACGTTTATGGGAGCACATGCGGTTCCTGAAGATTATAAAAACAGGGCCGATGAATTTATCGATGTTCTTATCAACGAGATGCTGCCTGAAGTCAAAGCTCAGGGGATAGCAGAGTTTTGTGACGTATTCTGTGAAGAGGGTGTCTTCTCGGTAGATCAGAGCAGGAAATTACTCAAAGCAGCAAAAGCTGCCGGATTTGACACAAAGATACACGCTGATGAAGTAAACGATCTCGGAGGAGCCGGGCTTGCGGCGGAACTTAAGGTTACGTCTGCGGAACATCTTCTTGCCGCAAGCGAGGAAAACCTCAGGGCAATGGGCAAGGCTGGCTCAATAGCGGTTCTTCTGCCTGCAACGGCTTACAGTCTGAAGAAGCCCTATGCCAGAGGCAGGGACATGATAGACTGGGATGTTCCTGTTGCGCTTGCCACGGATTGCAATCCTGGCTCATGTTTCTGTGAATCTGTGCCGTTTATCTTTGGGCTTGGGGTCATGAACATGAATATGTCGGTAGAAGAGGCGCTTGCAGCTTCGACGCTCAACGCGGCCTATGCGATCAAGAGGCAGAATAAGGTCGGAAGCCTTGAGCTCGGAAAACAGGCGGATTTCCTCGTCCTTGACGGAGAAACCCCGACTGTTCTGGCCTATCATGCCGGCAGTACCTCGGTTACGGAAGTACATAAGCTGGCGGAAAGAATATTTTAA